From the Lytechinus variegatus isolate NC3 chromosome 5, Lvar_3.0, whole genome shotgun sequence genome, the window TTATCTTTGAGTATCTTGCCTGCAAAGATGAGACATAATTGCTCAACGGTAGCACTGAACTTCTTGGAGATTTCATCTTTaagctgaaaaaatattaatattacaatttttaagAAATCATGGTAACTGTACAGTAATCTTTCTTTTCCAGTATTAAAGGAGGCTTTGAAATACAACTTTGTTTATGTGATAAAAAAGATTATCTGTTATAATCTGTAACATCAAATGCAAGACTGAataatctttgttttttaatccaACAGCAAAACAACAAAACCACCAATTTTGAGGATAGCCGGAGGGTGGACAAGGAGTGAAATAAAGGTGTagagtaagaaattaagcttcTATTTCTTTtcgtattttttttagaaataatttttacaatatcCTTTTTTTCCCACCTTTGCCACTCGAAGTATCTGAAGTGTTTCACCGACTTGAGGTTCGGGTAGGTGGAACATAGTTTAGCGGTAGTGAAGCTTgggtggagtggagcctgcacgaacatcactTGAATGATCCCGAACCAGGCTCCATGGAGAGTAAGCCTACATACAGTAGCctgatttttactctccagGGACCAGGCAGGAGCCTCCAGCCTGTCCAGGCTAGATCGTATTAGAGTTTTGAGACAATTTAACTGCTAAAAATGGGCTTTCAGTTTCACATCTAATGTCAATTCATTGTACCGGTACTATTACTAGATACGAACATCTACATCACCCATTAACAAATAATCACATTACAAGTTAGACTGGGTTAAAATCTTAAAATAATTCCACGTCCTGTCATGCCTGTGACTGTGCTAAGTAAGATAGGCTAATCCTAAGGCCAGTATCGGGGCGGCGTTGCGCGTTGTGAAACGCTGAGAACGAGAGACTGTGCCTGTGAGTGTGGATTGGATCATTCATCGCGCCGTGAATAAGCAATATTGACAAACTTGTCCTACACTATGCACTACAGTCGACACATGGACCCTGATCACATATATTACCTGTTTAATTGTAGCATCAGGCTTGATTTCTATTGTTTCTTTGTCTTTCGGTGTCTTAACGACAACATTGATGAGATCTTTAGCAGTGGTTCCCGAAGATTCTGTGGGCTCCGCCATGTTTCCAGATTTGTGTTTCAACAACTTGACCCCTCTCTAGTCTCTGACCGAATTTGTCTAAGTTATGGAAAGCTACATTTgtcaggtgtttttttttttctacatttacCGTATTCTTTTTCATGAGAATAGATTCGGGGATGTGGatggtttatatatatatacattgaaAAGTTTCCGGTCATTTTTTCCATTTGAGTGTcccattttaaagtttaaaaataaaagaattactGAAgacattgatcaaatcaatgcCGTTACTCCGGACTGCAACATTTCCCACATCTCTAGACCAGGAGACTTACAAGCCTAATCAGAATGTTTGATGTTGCATCATTTCTGAATATGATTTCACTTATCTCTCTTTGCATCATAATACTGTTAACCTTATTCCCGATTTCCATTCTCATCTCACATCTATcggtgaaaaaaaaaagaattttcatTTAAGGCttcgattcaattcaattaaacttTTATTTCCAAAGATAAAAGCATtaatcatgggtgtcgatcggtattcttggttggggggatgattgacacaaatgttcttgtgaatggggatctttcaacattacccccactaaaatcacaagttaggacatttgggagtgattgatatgcatggtgttctcggaaattccttcattgttgtagtgtactgtacttatataatttttttgaaaattcaatttgtgttacaagtaagcctattctaaactcatacgaaaGAAAAAGAGACAAAAATTATGTGGACCGTGTACATAGtaatctgtttattgagcatgatgtatacccaggggcgtcgatccatttttcagatggggggggggcaggcgcgccggaacactttcagttttggggggcaaaatcccgaagggggcacaatatttttgacagcgtgagataccgaagcgatcgagcgggagaggctatgggaccccccccccacggtaaggattttgtgtaaaatggagtataaaagttgcgttgagttctttttgctccttctgtttcctcccttctgacccagcctggtgtttcttcatgaccagggtcgcagttccagcaaattacgagccttattgcaaacgaaattgtttcaaaccagtgtaatataggccttttaaagactttaacatgtttaagatgacaaacatgaccgtacgcagccgggggccgccgatcgagagggcaaaattcacaaaattcaccaaaagtgtgcacgaaatccttcaatttcattctagaaaatgcaaaagctcccccatcacctcgctcttacgtttcttcgaaaatttaggtcttgcagccccacccactcccgggttgttgtttttattatttttgcaaacgtccatgaataacaaaagctgggatgaaccagagaacatagctgccatctcgatctgattagtaacaggtaatgggaagaagttttggaatctaaaatacataagtgctatatatgagctgaaatagtatcagacaaaacgccttccatgcaatcatgccaatgaaaaggaatagaggaaatacggggctgtgaaaatatcttaagatttttttttatagtagagcactagtgtaacgcttattttttttcttttatattctttacatttttattcatatctcggataatatctTCCGGTCAaaaagacactttcacagatgattttatttttttcatgtctaaacattatctctaagttgctttcgagtgggattcaccatttttacaaattataaattataatcctctacatatgattattctgagtgtaattttctgataacatgtctatattgagttgaaatgaccttggtattttctttaggtcactgaattgttattattatttgtttggcgttacctgtgcctgggaggcgaaaagcgaattgaatcactatgatccacaggtctctcctcccgatataactgattggggggggggtgcaggtggacctcgacaccggggtttccccctacttttatacaaatagtgcagtgggttcttaacgtgcaaaggtggtgactctcctctacacggggcctccatttaacgtcctatccgagggacggagtgttttccattgtaacatagcctgcatctatgaaacatgggagagacgtttacacacaacgcactgacttcagtcatccgcccaggtggactcgaacctacgatctttggttcgacttcgacgggcagacgcgttaccgactgagccaacaccgctctcttgttatcactgtattaactcaatttatatttagttgaaaatgaaataattgaaacaagtttctcgagatgttatggtttctgggcttgacagctatgacatagattccatatcttgctcgagtaactagtgttcacgcgcgttagttatatcgggtccggtctgagcgtttctgggaccgcgcgtttgttagacgacacagccagcatcatagaattataaacctaatcattggtggaccactatcaatttgccattcgcttttagtctgaaatgtattcattaaaaggttaaacgttatcacactgtaataagatggaaaaggggcttatcaaagctatgtttcacagaggaactgttcgtcaaaaggaaattcagacctgagggactttttaaggcttgtttgtattCACGAAGGCCATACGTACtttactaaccaaatgatgcgatcACGAAGCGCAAGCAGTTTTTGTTGTATATATTAACCctaaacatggatattttaaggactattttttaaggaatccattaagagtatacatatttCTCAACATGTAATCTAATGCAAGTGCCAATTGATTatatgctgattttgttaggtTACagctaaacacatgaagcacttttgtAGTAATTGTAATCGTGATTATCATACACATCTCACTTATCGAATATTgagagcacgaagcgcgagctgaagatTTAGGacattcagacctgaagaggggcattctaaggcttgtttgtaggaattcacgaagaccatacgtaatTCACggtgatgcaagcgcgaagcgcaagctgaaatttttcattatgaaagatttctgcctaaattagacagaaaatcgtgtacaactcttgaacgcacacacgggtcacggagtgaccctgagtgcaaacagctgactgtgttacaacgtaggggtgatacattttcacaacatgggtgatcaaactcactggagggactttaattcacttataacaaagaaatgtgtactacagtactcctattgaatgctctgatgaaaattatatgagtttcacattcatttgaacgggaggacaagattatcgtatatatcgagtgcattatgcataaatcatacaaccattgcgacccctgcccggccgatggttcaggcatgacgatcctgagtgacgtcaccgataaagacctcaaatgccaggagagcctattcgacaactaacttcctctaaaaaacacgtattgaagataacatccaatggggaaatggctttcattttcatgaaatatacgttccgttcctcaataaatctttaaccccgtcgttaactgcccattcattctcgagcaatgggggaatgaatacagagtgtctcaaagtttgtgtgaaaaaaggtgcattttccatagaacttctgccaaaaagcaatgcgtaagggaaagattagccccaaaacacgaatagatgagttaatcaaatggaatgaatcatgaaaatcagtgaaatatactttctcctgtactcattactgaataccccgacttgatacgattaatttttcccctctccatcaacttttaagaaaaagggtgcatattttcataaaaatatcatgtgttatatcgacggacgcccgtgcgtacgagcaggaggaagccaaatgtctcgtatttttcataatggatATTCAGATCGGAAAAgaggacattttaaggactgattttaggaattcatggacAGCAACCATGTCTTatcaatccactaatgcgaacatAAGcatggacaggaaatgttttatatttagaccttaaaatggggcagtcactttaagtagtcacgAATAAGCATGTGTCACTACGAACATAAAACAATATGCGTATATTTACTTGAAAcgcgggaggttttagtacaacaggattacaTGTCTCGTTCAACAGACAATGTGAGCAcgaggaacaatgaagacatataggCCCTGAACAAATTATGTTtcgtaaagttatgaaaaaatgttttgtaatatcataacataataataaaaataaaatgccaacaatttcttctttcccgctacgtttctttacctttctccctccttttttccttttccccgtttttttttttttggggggggggggcacgtgcccggCCCCTTAGTTACGCCATGCactgtacagcaatatatttgactgccgcCCGGGGAAAATGTACATTACgctttgttattatcatctcACAGAATAATTTCAGTTTGTCGATTTTGTAACACATTGCAATTAAAACACACAGAAACTTCATCAAGACctttattaaaataataatgataataatagaccAGGGAAATAAACAGCGGTCAAAATCCCGGGCCCAAAATTAGTGAAGGTCTTACCGTCTTTGTGTCGAAATCAAATCATGATAATAAGAACTGTCTACCATGGCGTTCCATAGGCTTCTAACGTAATGCTTATCGCACACCGTCATTCAGTACACGTACGTAAGGTTAATGTACGCGAGGATTCGAGAAGTTAGAACTTAGACTTTTGCCTGGGCTGTGGAAAATCATTTTGATTCATGCTTGATGTATGATGTTAACATGTCGAGAACAAAGAAATTACTAAGCAGACCTGAACTTCCAAGTCTTGATGAAATCACTAAAGACTTGGAATCGGCGCCGAGCGATGATGTCGCGTTTACATTCTTGAAGAAGGACATTACCGGTACCATGGGTACAGCTGGTGCTGCGCTTGGCCTTGGGATTCCTCATCTTCAGGATTCCCATTCAAAATCAAGAGATTTCATCCCCTCCGGTAAGTGAACCCACATCAACTCAGATACTATTccattgcatattttatttattctgattaaaggtcaagtccaccccagaaaaatgttgatttgaataaatacaaagaaaaatcaaactagcatgactagcattaaaaataaaatctaacTAGAAATAGAATTTAGTAGACTGTCGAGAAACAATTGAAGATTAAACCAAatcaattatgatgatgataaataatgttGATATGGAAATGGATGTTgttaataaaaattatgttaatatttgtactaattttgaataatagactacatgtatttgaatgaTATGATAAAGATATTTATTCCATGGACACTCGTTCATTGATGTAAAACctaattgtcattttcatttgatcaaCTTCACAGGTGAATCTTCAGCCAGGGTCGCACTGGATACATCCAAATCTTTTGAGTCAGCTGCTAAAAGACCCCGACAGGAATCCAGCAAATCAGTGTCGTCTAGTGCAAGGAAATCTGAAGAACAACTGCAGAAAAGCAAGGAAGAAAGGGAGATCGAAGACTGCTATCAGAAGGTCCTGAAGTTCTTGGAAATGAACTCTTATCTTAGAGACTCACAGGAGAAGATGTCCCAGCAGTGCGCAGACTTACAAGAATTAGGACAGACTGTCAAGGATCAGATTGATTCCCTAAGAACTCGGCTTCACACTTCATAGTATGGTATCTACTTGCCGCAACAGAATCTttaaggcttggtcccactgcacttacggatgcagagaggatgtaaaacggaaaagaatcttgccatccgttggaaaacgttatatccgttgtgtactctttgcatacaTGTTTCATACACTCTATATCCATCAAGCATCTGCcaactgtgatttcattgtttgccGATTTTGTCCATTTTCTGGAGGGGATGAAAATGGATTGAGCCACACCAATATTTTGCTTGTGCGCTGTATCCGTTACGAGTACATTTTGTGTTCATTGGCCAGTAGGACCAGGCCTTCACATCTTCACTGACATTCTGACAATCATATGTTTACTAGAAAGACCTGAACTTTTTTCTACTGATGCTGTAAACTTTCGCTTGTGATTTTCAAAAACAGTTACATCCATAACACTGGTGATATATttcagagtaaaaaaaatacataaaaggagtttttctttttaaagcatgtattttcattttgttgagTTGAAAATTCTTGCAGGGCACAATGCTtttgaaaattgagaaaatgaaaaCCATCAAAATTTTTAGTAGAGCTCTGCTCTTTCAACCTAAAATGTCTGTATGTGAAGTACACTCTATAGACTAATGTTCCACTGCTTTATTTTCTGATTCCAGTCATTGAAGCTGGTCAAGTTGTTACTATCAACGTCAAATAGATGTCATGATTTCAATTGCCTATAACAGCTgcaaataaccttttttttatggACAGCCAGGTGATTAGATCTTTGTTTTTTTAGCTGAGTTTTCACTCTatagtgcatacatgtacatacattcaTGTATCATCCTTAACTTTTGATCTGTG encodes:
- the LOC121416030 gene encoding uncharacterized protein LOC121416030, with the translated sequence MYDVNMSRTKKLLSRPELPSLDEITKDLESAPSDDVAFTFLKKDITGTMGTAGAALGLGIPHLQDSHSKSRDFIPSGESSARVALDTSKSFESAAKRPRQESSKSVSSSARKSEEQLQKSKEEREIEDCYQKVLKFLEMNSYLRDSQEKMSQQCADLQELGQTVKDQIDSLRTRLHTS